In the genome of Plasmodium vivax scf_7156 genomic scaffold, whole genome shotgun sequence, one region contains:
- a CDS encoding variable surface protein Vir33, putative (encoded by transcript PVX_109795A), whose protein sequence is MEPPVGDEEYNLDEIFPTYKLDYESVTKNFDSGYIGDCSIISQKFHNDEENKFVNPCLKFIHYLKYIKKNLSIVDKKKSCKYFNYMLMYELQKIDNSFERTNECYNTMINEYSNKTHGIDICKGNIEEFNKVIFDKFQKIDSLYDIFYKFTSTQEEGGSEKCDLGKKCSEQYYTLINICDQNSNIGFCMALDKFRDSYNFHMKNESECDKVPRYLYSPFGTERRRTFSISLITMFAMSTILFIVYKFTPVYSWLHSILRKKSKIRNDLYEESRNLKNNDNIKKNNSKNSPLNIQYHSSENT, encoded by the exons tATAATTTAGATGAAATTTTTCCTACGTATAAACTCGATTATGAAAGCGTGACCAAAAATTTTGATAGTGGATATATAGGAGATTGCAGCATTATAAGTCAAAAATTTCATAAtgatgaggaaaataaattcgtAAACCCCTGTCTAAAGTTCATACactatttaaaatatataaaaaaaaatctttctattgttgataaaaaaaaaagttgtaaatACTTCAACTACATGCTAATGTATgaacttcaaaaaattgacaatTCTTTTGAAAGAACAAACGAATGTTACAACACAATGATTAATGAATACTCGAATAAAACTCACGGAATTGATATATGCAAGGGCAATATAGAAGAATTTAATAAAGTTATTTTTGAcaaattccaaaaaatagattcattatatgatattttttataaatttactaGTACCCAAGAGGAGGGGGGTAGTGAAAAATGCGATTTAGGTAAAAAGTGTAGTGAACAATATTATACTCTAATAAACATATGCGATCAAAATAGTAATATAGGTTTCTGTATGGCCTTAGATAAATTCAGAGattcttataattttcatatgaaaaatgaatccGAGTGTGATAAAGTCCCTAGATACCTatattccccctttgggacgGAAAGGCGCCGTACATTTTCTATTTCGCTTATTACAATGTTTGCAATGTCAACAATATTGTTCATTGTATATAAG tttACCCCAGTTTATTCTTGGTTGCACTCTATATTAAGgaagaaaagtaaaattcgAAATGATCTATACGAAGAATCccgcaatttaaaaaataatgataacataaaaaaaaataattcgaaAAACAGTCCATTGAATATACAGTATCATTCTTcagaaaatacataa